A single region of the Leishmania panamensis strain MHOM/PA/94/PSC-1 chromosome 21 sequence genome encodes:
- a CDS encoding hypothetical protein (TriTrypDB/GeneDB-style sysID: LpmP.21.1440) yields MNYRSTFRAESPPYQQLYKMHSESTPRSPSSVTPKANNCSLTAVSGAQSTHSNSPWMPVTATSAHSKGGRADDMVYVADVNPTYSVPGAVRCIAPVNDRIMWTAEYSGTLCIRALPKATPLKELAGRKDSYCISLLYLPAEDVVWAGFQDGYLHVYSAKYMTLLKEVMAHNGGLNCMVEVEGAVFTGGANWKVCQWVPAEDNAQLQRILHGHSGGVRCLSVYNGPTGAVVFSGSDDGTVRAWDPYESPPGQQNSEANIHTFTGHSRAVLALAVVPHANQLWSAGEDMTVRVWDMRSLSCLTVCRSSHTAPVSNLMVVESRVWSADKHGHILVWDIATRSLLQDLAVRLPDWGRSQSMVLAMQKVQSITAYKVWTASSSGVMQCWNAETAPIIFDNMHVSAGVPKNPNAVLAAHQTITASNGHCETAVAATPASGNPADAVSNSALAMAPFSNDRDVYINRDRDSLPIPAPLPRVEDYIRSLQEELEATKRDAKLNYETYRMEAQCEIETQQLLAQENDHLRGLIRELERRADEPHEELGAPVPASHGAASYHLMNDELGRLQSVLIDTQAQLEEALERQRELEAELDQHKAASFSRQTSSISRLPSAADYVHGDSHYDSGPHSTALGGAVNHSANVFSAILSTSGHSDGDSASVAGVPVERTRLSRRFKGGNWRYIMEEKPHELRSTFIADCCAGLGVAPTQLKRVDLSLGSLLAEVEVVHPASVPAAELERRMQTYRFPALMRLHTDAFTADKTVPDTAAATIKDLQRQLAMAQQQRPAESSPEPQHPNSSNNSGDSDSRLSASERQRLKDQNDTLRNTLQRQIKLISDLKNEMAEKDATLADIRVHLRDAEERLQEAQQQQQDKTLSDSRHLAHESSGTHTQDYSPEPPLVDDLLAPEMTAVAGRAQLLPTTCAAGEDEDHEALKRYLQEQLKPMIARLKRARGELQFDNGNLRKRVEELTAQVQQQQQQLEAEYQKKAPTTLEAPAQSAIASRASEEEVQNLRDDHTALNNYLHEQLKPMISRLKREQGELQLDLLRARGDWQKACSMFDEAAAALKEECVREEKMGEAMEALQKALEAEQLKSQAANREAAAAGDWDDTDAAIPATRRVFERRSGRPTQPARLCGSDSHITDSAAPCNDDTEKDSLDRLIALNLDLSVRLADAETVITQLQDSLACSSSQLAEQRSETQRLLGKIQQYQQSGVRPLDLDAVNRCASIDDIVSSASPSMSPSRNQL; encoded by the coding sequence cCTGTGAACGACCGCATCATGTGGACAGCCGAGTACAGCGGAACACTCTGCATCCGTGCCCTGCCCAAGGCCACCCCGCTGAAGGAGCTGGCGGGCCGCAAGGACTCCTactgcatctctctcctgtATCTCCCGGCCGAGGACGTGGTGTGGGCCGGGTTCCAGGACGGTTACCTGCATGTGTACAGCGCCAAGTATATGACCCTGCTCAAGGAAGTGATGGCGCACAATGGCGGTCTGAACTGTATGGTCGAGGTTGAGGGGGCCGTCTTCACCGGCGGCGCAAACTGGAAAGTGTGCCAGTGGGTCCCTGCCGAGGACAACGCCCAGCTCCAACGCATCCTGCAcggccacagcggcggcgtccgcTGCCTCAGCGTGTACAACGGCCCCACGGGTGCTGTCGTCTTctccggcagcgacgacgggaCGGTGCGAGCGTGGGACCCGTACGAGTCGCCGCCTGGCCAGCAGAACTCCGAGGCCAACATCCATACCTTTACCGGACACAGCCGCGCGGTCCTGGCGCTGGCAGTCGTGCCGCACGCGAACCAGCTATGGTCCGCCGGCGAGGACATGACGGTGCGTGTCTGGGACATGCGCTCGCTATCGTGCCTCACGGTCTGCCGAAGCAGCCACACCGCGCCGGTCTCCAACTTGATGGTGGTGGAGTCACGCGTGTGGTCCGCTGACAAACATGGCCACATTCTGGTCTGGGACATCGCAAcgcggtcgctgctgcaggatcTCGCGGTGCGCTTACCGGATTGGGGCCGCAGCCAGAGTATGGTACTCGCGATGCAGAAGGTGCAGTCGATCACGGCGTACAAGGTGTGGACTGCCTCCTCTAGTGGTGTTATGCAGTGCTGGAACGCCGAGACGGCGCCGATTATCTTCGACAACATGCACGTCTCGGCTGGCGTGCCCAAAAACCCCAACGCAGTGCTGGCAGCTCACCAGACCATTACCGCTAGCAACGGGCACTGTGaaacagcagtggcggcaacACCGGCAAGCGGTAACCCGGCGGACGCTGTGAGCAACTCTGCCCTGGCCATGGCGCCGTTCAGCAATGACCGAGACGTGTACATCAACCGTGACAGAGATAGCTTACCAATACCGGCCCCCTTACCGCGGGTTGAGGATTACATCCGCAGCCTGCAGGAAGAGTTGGAGGCAACGAAGCGAGACGCCAAGCTCAACTACGAGACGTACCGCATGGAAGCTCAGTGCGAGATcgagacgcagcagctgctcgcccaAGAAAACGACCACCTGCGCGGCCTCATCCGCGAGCTCGAGAGGCGCGCCGACGAGCCACACGAAGAATTGGGTGCGCCGGTACCGGCCTCGCACGGTGCTGCCTCCTACCATCTGATGAATGACGAGTTGGGGCGCCTTCAAAGCGTGCTCATCGACACGCAGGCTCAGCTGGAAGAAGCtctggagcggcagcgcgagctCGAGGCCGAGCTGGACCAGCACAAGGCTGCGTCGTTCTCTCGGCAGACGTCGAGCATCTCCAGGCTGCCGAGCGCAGCCGACTACGTGCACGGCGACAGCCACTATGACTCTGGCCCGCATAGCACGGCCCTCGGCGGGGCAGTGAACCACAGCGCGAACGTGTTCAGTGCGATTCTCTCCACATCCGGCCACAGCGACGGAGATAGCGCGAGCGTCGCAGGCGTGCCAGTCGAGcgcacgcgcctctctcgccggTTCAAAGGCGGGAACTGGCGGTACATTATGGAGGAGAAGCCCCatgagctgcgcagcaccttcatCGCGGACTGCTGTGCGGGCCTCGGCGTGGCACCAACGCAGCTGAAGCGAGTGGACCTAAGCCTCGGCAGCCTTCTCGCCGAAGTCGAGGTGGTACACCCCGCAAGCGTGCCGGCAGCGGAGCTAGAGCGGCGCATGCAGACCTACCGCTTCCCTGCCCTAATGCGACTCCACACGGACGCCTTCACGGCAGACAAAACGGTCCCcgacactgcagctgctacaATCAAGGACCTTCAGCGGCAACTGGCtatggcgcagcagcagcgccctgCCGAATCGTCGCCGGAGCCACAGCATCCCAAtagcagcaacaacagcggcgacagtgaCAGTAGGCTCAGCGCCtcggagcggcagcggctgaaGGATCAGAATGACACCCTCCGCAATACCCTGCAGCGTCAGATCAAGCTTATCAGTGACCTCAAGAATGAGATGGCGGAGAAGGATGCCACGCTGGCCGATATACGTGTGCATCTGCGggacgcggaggagaggCTGCAGGAGgctcagcaacagcagcaggacaAAACATTAAGTGATTCACGGCATCTTGCTCACGAATCGAGCGGGACCCACACACAGGATTACAGTCCAGAGCCCCCACTCGTTGACGACCTTTTGGCGCCGGAAATGACTGCCGTCGCGGGGCGGGCGCAATTACTCCCAACAACGTGCGCCGCCGGCGAGGACGAAGACCATGAGGCACTCAAACGTTatctgcaggagcagctcaAGCCAATGATAGCGCGCTTGAAACGCGCTCGCGGCGAGCTGCAGTTCGACAATGGGAATCTGCGGAAAAGAGTGGAGGAGCTCACTGctcaggtgcagcagcagcagcagcagctggaggcggagTATCAAAAGAAAGCGCCGACGACCCTTGAGGCGCCAGCGCAATCCGCGATTGCTAGCCGGGCCTCAGAAGAGGAAGTGCAGAACCTCCGTGATGATCACACAGCGCTGAACAATTACCTCCACGAGCAGCTCAAGCCGATGATCTCGCGTTTGAAGCGCGAGCAGGGTGAACTGCAGTTGGACCTTTTGCGTGCCCGGGGGGACTGGCAGAAGGCGTGCAGCATGTTTGAcgaggccgccgcggcgctgaaggaggaaTGCGTGCGCGAGGAGAAGATGGgcgaggcgatggaggcaCTGCAGAAAGCACTGGAAGCAGAGCAGCTGAAGAGCCAGGCAGCGAACCGAGAGGCTGCAGCCGCGGGTGACTGGGACGACACTGATGCTGCGATCCCGGCGACGCGTCGGGTTTTTGAACGACGTTCAGGGCGACCTACGCAACCGGCGCGGCTGTGTGGCAGTGACAGCCATATCACCGACTCCGCGGCGCCGTGCAACGACGACACCGAGAAGGACTCACTGGATCGACTCATCGCGCTCAACCTAGATCTCTCTGTCCGCCTGGCAGATGCGGAGACGGTGATTACGCAGTTGCAAGACTCTCTGGCTTGCTCTTCCAGCCAGCTGGCTGAGCAGCGCAGTGAGACGCAGCGGCTGTTGGGCAAGATCCAGCAGTACCAGCAGAGCGGGGTGCGGCCACTCGATCTGGACGCAGTGAACCGGTGCGCCAGTATCGATGACATTGTTAGCAGCGCATCCCCGTCCATGTCACCATCGCGGAATCAGCTGTAA